In a single window of the Mesoplodon densirostris isolate mMesDen1 chromosome 18, mMesDen1 primary haplotype, whole genome shotgun sequence genome:
- the MED1 gene encoding mediator of RNA polymerase II transcription subunit 1 isoform X1: MKAQGETEESEKLSKMSSLLERLHAKFNQNRPWSETIKLVRQVMEKRVVMSSGGHQHLVSCLETLQKALKVTSLPAMTDRLESIARQNGLGSHLSASGTECYITSDMFYVEVQLDPAGQLCDVKVAHHGENPVSCPELVQQLREKNFDEFSKHLKGLVNLYNLPGDNKLKTKMYLALQSLEQDLSKMAVMYWKATNAGPLDKILHGSVGYLTPRSGGHLMNLKYYASPSDLLDDKTTSPIILHENNVPRSLGMNASVTIEGTSAMYKLPIAPLIMGSHPVDNKWTPSFSSITSANSVDLPACFFLKFPQPIPVSRAFVQKLQNCTGIPLFETQPTYVPLYELITQFELSKDPDPIPLKHNMRFYAALPGQQHCYFLNKDAPLPDGRSLQGTLVSKITFQHPGRVPLILNLIRHQVAYNTLIGSCVKRTILKEDSPGLLQFEVCPLSESRFSVSFQHPVNDSLVCVVMDVQDSTHVSCKLYKGLSDALICTDDFIAKVVQRCMSIPVTMRAIRRKAETIQADTPALSLIAETVEDMVKKNLPPASSPGYGMTTGSNPMSGTTTPTNTFPGGPITTLFNMSMSIKDRHESVGHGEDFSKVSQNPILTSLLQITGNGGSTIGSSPTPPHHTPPPVSSMAGNTKNHPMLMNLLKDNPAQDFSTLYGSSPLERQNSSSGSPRMEMCSGSNKAKKKKSSRLPPDKPKHQTEDDFQRELFSMDVDSQNPIFDVNMTADTLDTPHITPAPSQCSTPPTTYPQPVPHPQSSIQRMVRLSSSDSIGPDVTDILSDIAEEASKLPSTSDDCPPIGTPVRDSSSSGHSQSALFDPDVFQANNNENPYTDPADLIADAAGSPSSDSPTNHFFPDGVDFNPDLLNSQSQSGFGEEYFDESSQSGDNDDFKGFTSQALNTLGVPMLGGDNGETKFKGNSQADTVDFSIIAVAGKALGPTDLMEHHSGSQSPLLTTGDLGKEKTQKRVKEGNGTSNSSLSGPGLDSKPGKRSRTPSNDGKSKDKPPKRKKADTEGKSPSHSSSNRPFTPPTSTGGSKSPGSSGRSQTPPGVATPPIPKITIQIPKGTVMVGKPSSHSQYTSSGSVSSSGSKSHHSHSSSSSASNSGKMKSSKSEGSSSSKLSSSIYSSQGSSGSSQSKNSSQSGGKPGSSPITKHGLSSGSSSTKMKPQGKPSSLMNPSLSKPNISPSHSRPPGGSDKLASPMKPVPGTPPSSKAKSPISSGSGGSHMSGTSSSTGMKSSSGLGSSGSLSQKTPPSSNSCTASSSSFSSSGSSMSSSQNQHGSSKGKSPSRNKKPSLTAVIDKLKHGVVTSGPGGEDPMDGQVGVSTNSSSHPVSSKHNMSGGEFQGKREKSDKDKSKVSTLGGSVDSSKKTSESKNVGSTGVAKIIISKHDGGSPSIKAKVTLQKPGESSGEGLRPQMASSKNYGSPLISGSTPKHERGSPSHSKSPAYTPQNLDSESESGSSIAEKSYQNSPSSDDGIRPLPEYSTEKHKKHKKEKKKVKDKDRDRDRDKDRDKKKSHSIKPESWSKSPISSDQSLSMTSNTILSTDRPSRLSPDFMIGEEDDDLMDVALIGN, from the exons ggaaaaaaattttgatgaattttCTAAGCACCTTAAGGGTCTTGTTAATCTTTATAACCTTCCAGGGGACAA CAAACTAAAGACTAAAATGTACTTGGCTCTCCAATCCTTAGAACAGGATCTATCTAAAATGGCAGTTATGTATTG GAAAGCAACCAATGCTGGTCCCTTGGATAAGATTCTTCATGGAAGTGTTGGCTATCTCACTCCAAGAAGTGGGG GTCATTTAATGAACTTGAAGTATTATGCCTCTCCTTCTGACCTGCTGGATGATAAGACTACATCCCCTATCATTTTGCATGAGAATAATG ttCCTCGATCTTTGGGCATGAATGCATCGGTGACAATCGAAGGAACATCTGCTATGTATAAACTCCCAATTGCACCATTAATTATGGGGTCACATCCAGTTGACAACAAATG gactCCCTCCTTCTCCTCAATCACCAGTGCCAACAGTGTTGATCTTCCTGCCTGTTTCTTCTTGAAATTTCCCCAGCCAATCCCAGTATCTAGAGCATTTGTTCAGAAACTTCAGAACTGCACAG GAATTCCATTGTTTGAAACCCAACCAACTTATGTACCCCTTTATGAACTGATCACTCAATTTGAGCTGTCAAAGGACCCTGACCCTATACCTTTGAAACACAACATGCGATTTTATGCT GCTCTTCCAGGTCAGCAGCACTGCTATTTCCTCAACAAGGATGCTCCTCTTCCAGATGGTAGAAGTCTACAGGGAACCCTTGTTAGCAAAATCACCTTTCAGCACCCTGGCCGGGTTCCTCTTATCCTGAATCTGATCAGACACCAAGTGGCCTATAACACCCTAATTGGAAGCTGTGTCAAAAGAACTATTCTGAAAGAAG aTTCTCCTGGGCTCCTCCAATTTGAAGTGTGTCCCCTCTCAGAATCCCGTTTCAGCGTATCTTTCCAGCACCCTGTGAATGACTCCCTGGTGTGTG TGGTCATGGATGTGCAGGACTCAACACATGTGAGCTGTAAACTCTACAAGGGGCTGTCAGATGCACTCATCTGCACAGATGACTTCATTGCCAAAGTTGTGCAGAG atgtatGTCCATCCCTGTGACGATGAGGGCTATTCGGAGGAAAGCTGAAACCATTCAGGCCGACACTCCAGCACTGTCCCTCATTGCAGAGACAGTTGAAGACATGGTGAAAAAGAACCTGCCCCCGGCTAGCAGCCCAGGGTATGGCATGACCACAGGCAGCAACCCAATGAGTGGTACCACTACACCAACCAACACCTTTCCGGGGGGTCCCATTACCACCTTGTTTAATATGAGCATGAGCATCAAAGATCGGCATGAGTCGGTGGGCCATGGGGAGGACTTCAGCAAGGTATCTCAGAACCCAATTCTTACCAGTTTGTTGCAAATCACAGGGAACGGGGGGTCTACCATTGGCTCGAGTCCGACCCCTCCTCATCACACGCCGCCACCTGTCTCTTCGATGGCCGGCAACACCAAGAACCACCCGATGCTCATGAACCTTCTTAAAGATAATCCTGCCCAGGATTTCTCAACCCTTTATGGAAGCAGCCCTTTAGAAAGGCAGAACTCCTCTTCCGGCTCACCCCGGATGGAAATGTGCTCGGGAAGCAACAAGGCAAAGAAGAAGAAGTCATCAAGGTTACCACCTGACAAACCCAAGCACCAGACTGAAGATGACTTTCAGAGGGAGCTATTTTCAATGGATGTTGACTCACAGAACCCTATCTTTGATGTCAACATGACAGCTGACACGCTGGATACGCCACACATCACTCCAGCTCCAAGCCAGTGTAGCACTCCCCCAACAACTTACCCACAACCAGTACCTCATCCCCAATCCAGTATTCAAAGGATGGTCCGACTATCCAGTTCAGACAGCATTGGCCCGGATGTAACTGATATCCTTTCAGACATTGCAGAAGAAGCTTCTAAGCTTCCCAGCACTAGTGACGATTGTCCACCCATTGGCACCCCTGTTCGAGATTCTTCAAGCTCTGGGCATTCTCAGAGTGCCCTCTTTGACCCTGATGTCTTTCAAgccaataataatgaaaatccaTACACTGATCCAGCTGACCTTATTGCAGATGCTGCTGGAAGCCCCAGTAGTGACTCTCCTACCAATCATTTCTTTCCTGATGGAGTAGATTTCAATCCTGATTTGTTGAACAGCCAGAGCCAAAGTGGTTTTGGAGAAGAATATTTTGATGAAAGCAGCCAAAGTGGAGATAATGATGATTTCAAAGGATTTACATCTCAGGCACTAAATACTTTGGGGGTGCCAATGCTTGGAGGTGATAATGGGGAGACTAAGTTTAAAGGCAATAGCCAAGCTGACACAGTTGATTTCAGTATAATAGCAGTGGCTGGTAAGGCTTTGGGTCCTACAGATCTTATGGAGCATCACAGTGGTAGCCAGAGTCCTTTATTGACCACTGGGGACTTAGGGAAAGAAAAGACTCAAAAGAGAGTAAAGGAAGGCAATGGCACCAGTAACAGTAGTCTATCAGGGCCAGGATTAGACAGCAAACCAGGGAAGCGCAGTCGAACCCCTTCTAATGATGGCAAAAGCAAAGATAAGCCTCCAAAACGGAAGAAGGCAGACACTGAGGGAAAGTCTCCATCTCACAGTTCTTCTAACCGACCTTTCACCCCACCTACTAGTACAGGTGGATCCAAATCTCCAGGCAGTTCAGGAAGATCTCAGACTCCCCCAGGTGTTGCCACACCACCCATTCCCAAAATCACTATTCAGATTCCTAAGGGAACCGTGATGGTGGGCAAGCCCTCCTCTCACAGTCAGTATACCAGCAGTGGTTCTGTGTCTTCCTCAGGAAGTAAAAGCCACCATAGCCATTCTTCCTCGTCTTCTGCTTCCAACTCAGGCAAGATGAAAAGCAGTAAATCAGAAGGTTCATCAAGCTCCAAGTTAAGTAGCAGTATATATTCTAGCCAGGGGTCTTCGGGATCTAGCCAGTCCAAAAATTCATCCCAGTCTGGGGGGAAGCCTGGCTCCTCTCCTATTACCAAGCATGGACTGAGCAGTGGTTCCAGCAGCACCAAGATGAAACCTCAAGGGAAGCCATCATCACTTATGAATCCTTCTTTGAGTAAACCAAACATATCCCCTTCCCATTCAAGGCCACCTGGAGGCTCTGATAAGCTTGCCTCTCCAATGAAGCCTGTTCCTGGGACTCCCCCATCCTCTAAAGCCAAGTCTCCTATCAGTTCAGGTTCTGGTGGTTCTCACATGTCTGGAACTAGTTCAAGCACTGGCATGAAGTCATCTTCAGGGTTAGGATCTTCAGGCTCATTGTCTCAGAAAACTCCCCCATCATCTAACTCTTGTACAgcatcttcctcttccttttcctcaagTGGCTCTTCCATGTCATCCTCTCAGAACCAGCATGGGAGTTCCAAAGGGAAATCTCCCAGCAGAAATAAGAAGCCGTCCTTAACAGCTGTCATAGATAAACTGAAGCATGGGGTTGTCACCAGTGGCCCTGGGGGTGAAGACCCAATGGACGGCCAGGTGGGGGTGAGCACAAATTCTTCTAGCCATCCTGTGTCCTCCAAACATAACATGTCAGGAGGAGAGTTCCAGGGCAAGCGTGAGAAAAGTGATAAAGACAAATCAAAGGTTTCCACCTTGGGGGGCTCGGTGGATTCATCTAAGAAGACCTCAGAGTCAAAAAATGTGGGAAGCACGGGTGTGGCAAAAATTATCATCAGCAAGCATGATGGGGGATCCCCCAGCATTAAAGCCAAAGTGACTTTGCAGAAACCTGGGGAAAGTAGTGGAGAAGGGCTGAGGCCTCAGATGGCCTCTTCCAAAAACTATGGCTCTCCACTCATCAGTGGTTCCACTCCAAAGCATGAGCGTGGCTCTCCCAGTCATAGTAAGTCACCAGCATATACCCCCCAGAATCTGGACAGTGAGAGTGAGTCAGGCTCCTCCATAGCAGAGAAGTCTTATCAGAACAGTCCCAGCTCAGATGATGGCATCCGACCTCTTCCAGAGTACAGCACAGAGAAGCATAAGAAgcacaaaaaagagaagaagaaagtaaaagacaaaGATAGGGACCGGGACCGGGACAAAGACCGAGACAAGAAAAAATCTCATAGCATCAAGCCAGAGAGTTGGTCTAAATCACCCATCTCTTCAGACCAGTCCTTGTCTATGACAAGTAACACAATCTTATCTACAGACAGGCCCTCAAGGCTTAGCCCTGACTTTATGATTGGGGAGGAAGATGACGATCTTATGGATGTGGCCCTGATTGGCAACTAG